A stretch of Candidatus Bathyarchaeota archaeon DNA encodes these proteins:
- a CDS encoding endo-1,4-beta-xylanase, with translation MPFSKMDLARGTILGIIVGVLLGYFARTGELEGMKTRISNLESQVGQLRKFAPSLRTLAEKCGIYIGAAVEPDYLTMDYAETLKREFNMVTTENVLKFGPVHPQPTVYSFAGADRVIEFAEAHGMKVRGHTLVWHSQLPSWITAGRYTRDEWIQILRDHIMTVVGRYRGRIYAWDVVNEAIDDSGALRNTIWLQNIGPEYIELAFRWAHEADPNALLFYNDYGAEGLGVKSDAVYNLVKGLLEKGVPIHGVGLQMHISADSPPSPQSVAANIRRLNNLGLEVHITEMDVRLRTPASQSDLIKQAEIYRDILDVCLSAEKCTAFVMWGFTDRYSWIPSTFGGYGSALIFDERYEPKPAYYYILQKLIEYSSQRNV, from the coding sequence ATGCCATTCTCGAAAATGGATTTGGCACGTGGAACCATTCTTGGAATAATAGTAGGGGTTCTTTTGGGATACTTTGCAAGAACGGGAGAATTGGAAGGTATGAAAACAAGAATATCGAACCTTGAATCTCAAGTTGGACAATTGAGAAAGTTTGCGCCATCATTGAGAACACTTGCTGAAAAATGCGGAATATATATTGGTGCAGCAGTTGAACCCGACTACCTAACTATGGATTATGCTGAAACGCTTAAACGTGAATTCAACATGGTAACGACTGAGAACGTCTTGAAGTTCGGACCAGTCCATCCTCAGCCCACCGTATATTCATTTGCAGGAGCAGATCGGGTGATTGAGTTTGCTGAAGCGCATGGTATGAAGGTGCGGGGGCACACTCTCGTTTGGCACTCTCAGCTTCCCAGCTGGATTACAGCAGGACGGTACACTCGAGATGAGTGGATTCAGATTCTAAGGGATCACATAATGACAGTGGTTGGTCGGTACAGAGGACGAATTTATGCTTGGGACGTTGTGAACGAGGCTATAGATGACTCCGGTGCTTTAAGAAATACAATATGGCTACAGAATATTGGTCCAGAATATATCGAGTTGGCTTTCAGGTGGGCTCATGAGGCCGACCCAAATGCGCTTCTGTTCTATAATGACTATGGCGCTGAGGGCTTAGGTGTAAAGTCAGATGCTGTATACAATTTGGTTAAAGGACTTTTAGAGAAGGGGGTGCCAATCCATGGTGTTGGCCTCCAGATGCACATAAGCGCAGACTCTCCTCCATCCCCGCAAAGTGTTGCCGCTAATATAAGGCGCTTAAATAATCTTGGTCTAGAAGTACACATAACGGAGATGGACGTGCGTCTGAGAACGCCTGCCTCACAGTCTGATTTGATCAAGCAAGCGGAAATATATCGAGACATTTTAGACGTATGCCTCTCTGCTGAGAAATGTACAGCTTTTGTCATGTGGGGGTTCACAGATCGTTATTCGTGGATACCAAGCACATTTGGCGGATATGGCTCGGCGCTCATTTTTGATGAGAGATACGAGCCTAAACCAGCCTATTACTATATTCTTCAGAAACTTATCGAATACTCCAGCCAAAGAAACGTTTAG
- the asnS gene encoding asparagine--tRNA ligase, with the protein MSMTISVSSILRGEYADKAVAIRGWLDNKRSSGGIHFLLVRDGTGLIQCTVKKDVVGSEKFREIGKLTQESTIEITGMARKDERAPGGYEIQVQDLKIFHLSDEGYPIAKKYHGPEFLLDHRHLWIRSQKMQRILRVRAKFLSAAREWFNDNGYTEFNAPTLITAACEGGSTLFKVEYFGQEAYLSQSWQLYAEAAIASLGKIYTIAPSFRAEKSRTRRHLTEFWHLEVEVPWCDLEGIMKVQEDLLSYIIDSLCNMAAEDLQALGRRTEDLTKMKPPFPRITYDEVVDILRQEGLNFSWGDDLGYVEEKKLTKKFDKPFFVTHFPKSVKAFYHKPDPSRPEVTLSVDLLAPEGYGEITGGGQRIDDLNELLKRIEDERLNSKDYEWYIDLRKYGSVPHSGFGLGVERTIAWICKLTHIRDAIAFPRLINRVYP; encoded by the coding sequence ATGAGCATGACAATCAGCGTATCATCCATACTTAGAGGAGAATATGCTGACAAGGCGGTCGCGATTCGAGGATGGCTAGACAATAAGCGCTCCAGTGGTGGTATACATTTCCTTCTGGTTCGTGACGGAACCGGATTAATCCAATGCACTGTTAAGAAGGATGTTGTCGGCTCTGAGAAGTTTAGAGAGATTGGAAAGCTCACGCAGGAGTCGACTATTGAGATTACCGGGATGGCAAGAAAGGATGAAAGGGCTCCTGGAGGATATGAAATACAGGTTCAAGATCTAAAAATCTTTCATCTCTCAGATGAGGGGTATCCTATTGCGAAGAAGTATCACGGCCCAGAGTTTCTGCTTGATCATCGTCATCTATGGATACGGAGTCAGAAGATGCAGAGAATATTACGTGTAAGAGCTAAATTCTTAAGTGCTGCGAGAGAATGGTTTAATGATAACGGATACACGGAGTTTAATGCTCCGACACTGATTACTGCAGCGTGTGAAGGCGGATCGACACTTTTCAAGGTTGAATACTTCGGTCAGGAAGCATATTTGAGCCAGAGCTGGCAATTATATGCTGAGGCGGCAATAGCAAGTTTAGGAAAGATATACACAATTGCACCGTCCTTTCGTGCAGAGAAATCGCGTACCCGCAGACATCTCACTGAGTTTTGGCATCTAGAAGTTGAGGTGCCTTGGTGTGACCTAGAGGGGATTATGAAGGTTCAAGAGGATCTTCTTTCATACATTATTGATTCGCTATGCAATATGGCTGCTGAGGATCTTCAAGCATTAGGGCGCAGGACGGAGGATCTGACTAAGATGAAGCCACCGTTTCCTAGGATAACTTACGACGAAGTTGTCGATATTCTCCGCCAAGAGGGCTTAAACTTCAGCTGGGGAGATGATCTAGGATATGTAGAAGAGAAGAAGCTGACAAAGAAATTTGATAAACCTTTTTTCGTAACACACTTCCCCAAAAGTGTCAAAGCATTCTATCACAAGCCAGATCCTAGTAGACCGGAAGTAACATTATCGGTAGACCTGCTAGCGCCGGAAGGATATGGAGAGATCACGGGCGGGGGGCAAAGAATCGACGACTTAAATGAGCTGCTCAAGAGGATTGAAGACGAAAGACTAAATTCTAAAGATTATGAGTGGTACATAGACCTCAGAAAATATGGATCTGTACCGCACTCAGGCTTTGGACTTGGTGTTGAAAGAACAATCGCATGGATTTGTAAGCTAACCCACATTAGAGATGCAATAGCCTTTCCAAGATTAATCAACAGGGTCTACCCATAA
- a CDS encoding L-fucose/L-arabinose isomerase family protein — protein sequence MKTTPIGMAILNDEREHVWRANSRECMENVQRWAEIIRNGVKNLDGTSPEVVVGSETITSPKSARKVGEELLRAGCRSIILCYYVWDFPFLVWPFINTIGRNKPILCLSNNSGKYPGNVGLLATDGALRQVGIRTHRIVGDMNDPETRAKVISWVRAAQAYTNIQNEVYGMYGGHSMGMETGYFHLVPIIKTFGVTVSQIDQLLLVKVMETIDEKEVERGLKWFEDLLGDRIRYDGKMLTRETLKTQIRLYLAIKKVNEEKGFDFCGLKGQRELTEYVCLGDVPEMLLNDPYDWNGPKEPTVCATEADSLAAVTMQLLKYVSGGLPVLFMDVRLYHRDKDLWDFCNSGNHASWYASRSMDPKENFKKVTLHPALEYYFKAGGASVEFDAAPGEITFARLGLWDDRLYMLIVLGEAVELPPEERKAINAETNPTWPHVHARLNSSFEEFIKLFPCNHILGVAGNYMQELIYLCEIAGIEPVVLGPEGKNYIQPIWKRV from the coding sequence ATGAAGACAACACCAATCGGGATGGCTATTCTTAACGATGAGAGAGAACATGTTTGGAGAGCGAATAGCCGAGAATGCATGGAGAATGTTCAGAGATGGGCTGAAATAATCCGAAACGGCGTAAAGAATCTTGATGGAACTTCACCAGAAGTCGTTGTGGGGTCCGAAACCATAACATCTCCGAAGTCGGCTAGAAAGGTTGGTGAGGAACTTTTGAGAGCAGGCTGCAGATCAATCATCCTATGCTACTATGTCTGGGACTTTCCATTCCTTGTCTGGCCCTTCATAAATACTATTGGAAGAAACAAGCCCATACTTTGCCTTTCAAACAATAGCGGAAAGTATCCCGGAAATGTTGGATTGCTTGCAACTGATGGCGCGTTAAGGCAAGTGGGGATCCGAACTCACCGAATAGTCGGGGACATGAACGATCCTGAGACACGCGCAAAGGTAATTAGTTGGGTGAGAGCCGCGCAAGCCTACACAAACATTCAAAATGAGGTTTATGGTATGTACGGCGGCCACTCAATGGGTATGGAGACAGGGTACTTCCATCTTGTCCCCATAATCAAAACATTTGGTGTGACAGTTAGCCAAATAGATCAGCTCTTACTCGTAAAGGTTATGGAGACAATCGACGAGAAAGAAGTTGAAAGAGGACTTAAATGGTTTGAGGATCTCTTAGGGGACCGTATAAGATATGATGGAAAAATGCTTACAAGAGAGACGCTAAAGACGCAAATTCGACTTTACCTGGCAATAAAGAAGGTAAATGAGGAAAAGGGATTTGACTTCTGCGGTCTAAAGGGTCAAAGAGAACTCACAGAGTATGTCTGTTTAGGCGACGTCCCAGAAATGCTTCTGAATGATCCATATGATTGGAATGGTCCTAAGGAACCTACAGTCTGCGCAACAGAGGCGGATTCCTTAGCAGCTGTAACTATGCAGTTGTTAAAATATGTTAGTGGTGGCCTACCTGTCCTCTTCATGGACGTCAGACTCTATCACCGAGATAAAGATTTGTGGGACTTCTGCAATTCAGGAAATCATGCGAGCTGGTACGCTTCTAGAAGTATGGATCCAAAAGAGAATTTCAAGAAGGTTACATTACATCCTGCATTAGAATACTATTTTAAGGCGGGAGGAGCGTCAGTCGAATTCGATGCGGCACCCGGAGAAATCACCTTTGCTCGCCTTGGCCTATGGGATGACAGGCTTTATATGCTGATAGTTCTCGGGGAGGCAGTAGAGTTGCCTCCTGAAGAGAGAAAAGCTATAAATGCAGAGACAAATCCGACATGGCCGCACGTCCACGCTAGGCTAAATTCTAGTTTTGAGGAATTCATAAAGCTTTTTCCATGCAACCACATATTGGGCGTTGCAGGCAACTATATGCAGGAGCTTATCTACCTCTGCGAGATCGCTGGCATCGAGCCGGTAGTACTAGGTCCAGAGGGGAAAAACTATATACAACCAATTTGGAAGCGAGTTTAA
- a CDS encoding P-loop NTPase has product MIDPRSRIIDHRLKNVDRIIGVVSGKGGVGKSLIATVSALVLAGRGFEAGLFDLDFTGPSDHTIMGEVSLKFSEDKGVVPIKVNGVKFMSILAYSKNRPLPLRGAEVSDALLDMLAVTRWDSLDLLFLDMPPGIGDTFLDIARYLKRTEYLVITNSSLLSVETVKKLLSLLLETGLPILGVIENMKIGKVSRIKKIAEELGTNFLGEISFDPGLEERIGRPHELLRSAFGKELSAILENKIL; this is encoded by the coding sequence TTGATTGATCCAAGATCAAGAATTATAGATCATAGACTGAAGAACGTTGATAGAATAATAGGCGTGGTTAGTGGTAAGGGTGGGGTTGGAAAATCCCTTATCGCAACAGTATCAGCTTTAGTCCTTGCTGGGAGAGGGTTTGAAGCAGGCTTGTTTGATTTAGACTTTACAGGGCCGTCGGACCATACAATCATGGGCGAAGTTTCCCTAAAGTTTAGCGAGGATAAGGGAGTTGTCCCCATAAAAGTTAATGGAGTAAAGTTCATGTCTATCCTTGCATATTCAAAGAATCGTCCGCTTCCACTAAGGGGTGCAGAGGTCTCTGACGCATTGCTTGATATGTTAGCAGTGACACGCTGGGATAGTCTAGACCTGCTTTTCTTGGATATGCCGCCTGGCATAGGAGATACTTTTCTGGATATTGCACGTTACCTGAAAAGAACAGAATATCTGGTAATAACCAATTCTTCACTCCTCTCTGTCGAAACGGTCAAAAAACTTCTCAGCTTACTTCTTGAAACCGGTTTGCCAATTTTAGGTGTTATTGAAAATATGAAGATTGGAAAGGTTTCCAGAATAAAGAAGATTGCAGAAGAGTTGGGGACTAATTTTTTAGGCGAAATAAGTTTCGATCCAGGGTTGGAGGAAAGAATCGGGAGGCCCCATGAACTTTTGAGATCAGCGTTTGGTAAGGAGCTCTCGGCAATCCTAGAAAATAAGATCTTATGA
- the hypA gene encoding hydrogenase nickel incorporation protein HypA, protein MHEWALAEAVLNALQEIAEREDLEEVKEVVLQLGELQQVDEEIFIFALSNLKTCKLNRAVFRIEKENAEFECRSCSNFWSFKDVKMDEEALEAIHFIPEIAHAFLRCPRCGSPDYNIVKGKGVWVKNIVGKRKSGVD, encoded by the coding sequence ATGCATGAGTGGGCCCTTGCAGAGGCGGTCCTAAACGCATTACAAGAAATCGCCGAAAGGGAGGATCTTGAGGAAGTTAAGGAAGTTGTCCTGCAGCTAGGGGAACTCCAACAAGTAGATGAGGAAATATTCATTTTCGCTCTCTCAAATCTCAAGACGTGTAAGCTTAATAGGGCGGTTTTCAGGATTGAGAAAGAGAACGCGGAATTTGAATGTCGATCATGCTCTAATTTCTGGTCATTTAAAGATGTTAAGATGGATGAAGAAGCCCTAGAGGCCATCCACTTCATTCCAGAAATCGCTCACGCTTTTTTAAGGTGTCCAAGATGCGGTAGCCCGGACTATAATATCGTGAAGGGGAAAGGCGTCTGGGTCAAGAATATTGTGGGAAAGAGGAAGAGTGGAGTTGATTGA
- the hypE gene encoding hydrogenase expression/formation protein HypE: MLAVSRSEHVTMLHGAGGLVMHDLIKDRIIKHFSGASRMLSTDVPLEALDDAAVIEDLVLKSDTHVVKPIFFPGGDIGRLAVSGTVNDIAVMGGQPKALACGLILEEGLRMDELDKILTSMRETCLEAGTAIITGDLKVVEKGSLGGCIINVSGIGFRSEYLDINLSVVRRFRKNFSRRWILDSNISPGDKIIISGTIADHGLAVLSAQEELKFGGDIRSDVKPLNHLIDRLLGEVGGVVAMKDPTRGGLADALNEFAEKSNVGIMIEESKIPIRRDVQVACEMLGLDPLEIGNEGKIVIGIVPEKAEEALDLLRSTEEGKYAEIIGEATAEFRGVAMRTVVGGKRIVLRPMGDPIPRIC, translated from the coding sequence ATGTTGGCTGTCTCAAGAAGCGAGCACGTAACCATGTTACATGGGGCCGGAGGTTTAGTCATGCATGACTTGATCAAAGATCGCATAATTAAGCACTTTAGCGGTGCGAGCAGAATGCTGAGTACAGATGTGCCCTTAGAGGCTTTGGATGATGCAGCAGTCATTGAAGACCTCGTACTGAAGAGTGATACTCATGTTGTTAAACCAATCTTCTTTCCTGGAGGCGACATAGGTCGGCTTGCAGTCTCAGGAACAGTCAATGACATTGCTGTGATGGGGGGCCAGCCAAAAGCTTTGGCTTGCGGCCTAATTTTAGAGGAGGGACTTAGGATGGACGAACTGGATAAAATTCTTACAAGTATGCGTGAAACTTGCCTTGAGGCGGGCACTGCAATTATAACAGGGGACCTAAAGGTTGTTGAGAAGGGTAGCTTAGGCGGCTGTATAATAAATGTTTCAGGGATCGGTTTCAGAAGCGAATATCTAGACATAAATCTCTCAGTTGTAAGACGATTCAGGAAAAACTTTTCACGACGCTGGATTCTCGATTCAAATATTTCGCCTGGCGATAAGATAATAATTTCTGGGACGATAGCGGATCATGGTTTGGCCGTACTATCAGCCCAAGAGGAGTTGAAATTTGGAGGCGATATAAGATCGGATGTTAAGCCATTGAATCACCTTATCGATCGTCTACTCGGAGAAGTTGGGGGAGTTGTTGCAATGAAGGATCCAACCCGTGGAGGATTAGCAGATGCTCTAAACGAGTTTGCAGAGAAATCAAATGTCGGCATAATGATTGAGGAGAGTAAGATCCCTATTAGGCGGGACGTCCAAGTTGCATGCGAAATGCTGGGTTTGGACCCCTTAGAAATCGGGAATGAGGGAAAGATTGTGATAGGAATTGTCCCAGAAAAGGCCGAGGAAGCTCTTGACCTTTTAAGGTCGACTGAAGAAGGGAAATATGCGGAAATTATTGGAGAAGCAACTGCCGAGTTCCGGGGGGTAGCAATGCGAACAGTTGTGGGCGGCAAAAGGATAGTACTAAGACCGATGGGGGATCCTATTCCCAGAATATGCTGA
- a CDS encoding MGMT family protein: MNQEENMIIRCLSSLSSFERDVLLATLNVPKGKVTTYKRIAIRIGRPKACRAVGNALHRNPLPRTIPCHRVVRSDGIIAGDPEEVSFRRRLLEQEGIPVVGNRVKISEKILY, translated from the coding sequence TTGAATCAAGAAGAGAACATGATTATCAGGTGTTTGTCTTCTCTCTCGTCATTTGAGAGAGATGTTTTGTTGGCTACTTTGAATGTACCAAAGGGAAAAGTGACGACCTATAAGAGGATAGCGATAAGGATTGGTAGACCAAAAGCTTGTAGAGCAGTTGGAAACGCTTTACATCGAAACCCGTTGCCAAGGACGATTCCTTGCCACAGGGTTGTGCGGTCAGATGGTATAATTGCCGGAGACCCTGAAGAAGTTTCTTTCAGAAGAAGACTTCTTGAGCAAGAGGGAATACCAGTAGTTGGGAACCGAGTGAAAATTAGCGAAAAAATACTTTACTGA
- the psmB gene encoding archaeal proteasome endopeptidase complex subunit beta: protein MSGDQTQYLYVPGATTVGVVCKDGVVLASEKRVSYGSFVMSKSGKKVFKITESIGAACAGLVSDMQILIREVGAYANLYRLESGRQISVKSAAKMVSNLLFNRRLFPLITETIVAGVDDEGPSMYVLDVLGSNIQDKYTAVGSGAEIAMGTLEDGYRDDLTVEEGKDLVTRAIKSAISRDAMSGDGIDFLIITKDGIQEESIKF from the coding sequence TTGAGTGGAGATCAAACTCAGTATCTTTATGTTCCAGGTGCAACTACGGTTGGAGTCGTCTGTAAGGATGGAGTAGTTCTCGCTTCGGAGAAGAGGGTTTCATACGGATCTTTCGTTATGAGTAAGTCTGGGAAAAAAGTCTTCAAAATAACGGAAAGCATCGGCGCAGCTTGCGCTGGTCTAGTATCCGACATGCAGATCCTCATACGCGAGGTAGGCGCCTATGCAAATCTTTATAGACTCGAGTCCGGTCGTCAAATATCGGTGAAGTCCGCAGCAAAAATGGTTTCGAACCTTCTTTTCAACCGTAGACTCTTCCCATTAATAACTGAGACGATCGTTGCGGGAGTAGATGATGAAGGACCATCCATGTACGTGCTCGACGTTCTCGGTTCAAATATTCAGGATAAGTATACGGCTGTGGGTTCAGGAGCAGAGATAGCTATGGGGACGCTTGAGGATGGCTACAGAGATGACCTAACAGTTGAAGAGGGGAAAGACTTAGTAACACGCGCAATCAAATCAGCAATAAGCCGAGATGCAATGAGCGGAGACGGCATAGACTTTCTAATCATAACAAAGGACGGTATTCAAGAGGAATCCATCAAGTTCTAG
- a CDS encoding TIGR00296 family protein, with protein sequence METSKQMTEPFNLSDSEGEFLVKLARMAVDKTLRYGEIISPPPDTPEKFQEPRGVFVTLNSISNGQKSLRGCIGFPYPTYPLVRAVIEAAVESATRDPRFPPVSISELDSTLFEISVLTNPELISVSSPTEYPSKINIGSDGLIVERGFYRGLLLPQVPIEWGWDAEEFLCQSCMKAGLSPDCWVLKGTKIYKFSCIIAEEIEPNGRVVVVDLREKNGASKLESLLRR encoded by the coding sequence ATGGAGACCTCGAAGCAGATGACTGAACCATTCAACCTTTCAGATTCAGAAGGTGAGTTTCTAGTAAAACTGGCCAGAATGGCTGTAGACAAGACCCTCAGATATGGTGAGATCATTTCTCCGCCTCCAGACACCCCTGAAAAGTTTCAGGAGCCAAGAGGCGTATTTGTAACCTTAAATAGTATTTCAAACGGGCAGAAGAGTCTTAGGGGATGCATAGGATTTCCCTACCCCACATATCCGCTTGTCCGCGCGGTTATAGAGGCAGCAGTAGAGTCTGCAACTAGAGACCCCCGTTTCCCCCCTGTCTCTATTTCCGAGCTGGACAGTACACTGTTTGAGATAAGCGTGCTCACAAATCCAGAGTTAATATCTGTTTCCTCTCCAACCGAGTATCCATCCAAGATCAATATTGGGTCAGATGGGCTTATAGTTGAGAGAGGGTTCTATAGAGGATTACTTCTTCCTCAGGTGCCGATAGAGTGGGGATGGGACGCAGAAGAGTTCCTATGCCAGTCCTGCATGAAGGCTGGACTGTCCCCTGATTGCTGGGTTCTGAAGGGGACAAAGATCTACAAGTTCTCTTGTATTATTGCAGAGGAGATAGAGCCTAATGGCAGAGTCGTCGTTGTGGATCTACGCGAAAAGAATGGGGCTTCCAAACTCGAATCGCTTCTTAGGCGGTAG
- a CDS encoding Xaa-Pro peptidase family protein, producing MGDRIEALREKFSCRNLDGFLIMNVKNMQYFTNFSGGSALLIPEDGDCILFVYSVNFEAAKEYARDVCVELLRIGEDLEEILSRRIMSLGLERIGFDTLRADSYLKIKKSLKKRALETGDSMVWDLRKVKDESELQFMMEAAKLASRAMEKAVEILKPGLREREVAAEIEYEMRKAGSEGFAFESIVASGLNSSFPHGGCGERKMKNGDLVVIDIGARVQGYCADLTRTFVIGKPSAKQSEVYRVVEEAQRIAIERIHPGVEAKEVDKKARSLIESKGYGEYFVHNLGHGVGLDVHEPPTIGPRSTDTLSYGNTITIEPGIYIPGFGGVRIEDTLAVLNGKTVKLTKTPIFPLV from the coding sequence ATGGGAGACCGCATCGAAGCACTAAGAGAGAAATTTTCTTGCAGAAACCTCGATGGTTTCCTGATCATGAATGTTAAGAATATGCAGTATTTTACCAACTTCTCCGGTGGTTCAGCCCTACTTATACCTGAAGACGGAGACTGTATTCTTTTTGTTTATAGCGTAAATTTTGAAGCCGCCAAAGAATACGCAAGGGACGTTTGCGTTGAACTTCTTAGAATCGGCGAAGACTTAGAAGAGATACTGAGCCGCAGAATAATGTCTTTAGGTCTTGAACGTATAGGATTCGACACATTGAGAGCTGACTCGTATCTCAAAATAAAGAAGAGTTTGAAGAAGAGGGCGCTTGAGACAGGAGACAGTATGGTTTGGGATCTACGTAAAGTTAAAGACGAATCTGAATTACAATTTATGATGGAGGCGGCTAAACTCGCATCTCGCGCTATGGAAAAAGCTGTTGAAATCTTGAAACCAGGACTTAGGGAACGTGAAGTGGCTGCTGAGATCGAGTATGAAATGAGAAAAGCAGGCTCAGAAGGCTTCGCTTTCGAATCAATTGTTGCATCCGGTTTGAACTCTTCATTTCCGCATGGAGGATGTGGCGAGAGAAAGATGAAAAACGGTGATCTCGTCGTAATAGATATAGGCGCAAGGGTTCAGGGATACTGTGCAGACCTCACACGGACATTTGTCATTGGAAAGCCAAGTGCGAAACAATCCGAGGTTTACAGGGTTGTAGAAGAGGCACAGCGCATAGCAATTGAGAGGATTCATCCCGGTGTAGAAGCCAAAGAAGTTGATAAAAAAGCTAGATCCTTAATTGAGTCTAAGGGGTATGGTGAATATTTTGTGCATAACCTGGGGCATGGTGTGGGCCTAGATGTTCATGAGCCGCCAACTATCGGGCCTAGAAGCACAGACACACTGTCTTACGGAAATACTATAACAATCGAGCCTGGAATATATATTCCGGGATTCGGTGGCGTGAGAATTGAGGACACGTTAGCGGTACTGAATGGCAAGACGGTGAAATTGACGAAGACACCTATTTTTCCGCTTGTTTGA
- a CDS encoding nitroreductase family protein encodes MIRGFTNRLIGVTISFISVAYMDVFDAIRTRRSIRVFEPRPVEQEKLLRVLEAARLAPSAGNRQPWRFIIVTDQKVKESLRPPHRRGPVLTAPIIIVGCAIPSESFPGTDFWKIDVAIALQNLVLEAWELGLGTCWLGVFHEEEEIKKVLGLPEGARIVAMVELGYPAERKGPVVDRKPLDEIVRYNHW; translated from the coding sequence TTGATCCGGGGCTTCACCAATAGGCTTATAGGAGTCACGATCTCATTCATCTCGGTGGCATATATGGATGTTTTCGATGCTATAAGAACAAGGAGAAGTATAAGGGTATTCGAGCCTAGGCCCGTAGAGCAAGAAAAACTTTTAAGAGTTCTAGAAGCGGCAAGGCTTGCGCCGTCAGCTGGCAACAGACAGCCCTGGCGTTTCATAATTGTAACAGATCAAAAAGTGAAGGAAAGTCTTCGACCGCCTCATCGAAGAGGACCAGTTCTGACGGCTCCAATTATAATCGTCGGATGCGCAATCCCCAGCGAAAGTTTTCCCGGTACAGACTTCTGGAAAATCGATGTGGCAATCGCCCTACAAAACCTTGTTTTAGAAGCGTGGGAACTGGGTCTTGGAACTTGTTGGCTTGGCGTCTTCCATGAAGAAGAGGAGATAAAGAAAGTCCTCGGACTTCCAGAAGGTGCACGCATAGTTGCAATGGTTGAACTCGGCTATCCAGCTGAGAGAAAGGGACCTGTGGTGGATCGAAAACCGCTGGATGAAATTGTACGTTATAATCACTGGTAG
- a CDS encoding DUF1893 domain-containing protein — MNDIEIAKKILVKDNLSLAIVKKGEIIFRSDATGIVGLLTAIERLGEKMHKSSVADRIVGKAAALLLAGSHVDFVYAEIMSNEGLKVLKENNVNLQYGRLVPFILNKHKNDICPYEKFSSLLSSPDEAFEMLRKFADNLNLFPIYDSPNG, encoded by the coding sequence ATGAACGACATAGAAATTGCAAAAAAAATACTGGTCAAAGATAATCTTTCGCTCGCAATAGTAAAAAAGGGTGAAATTATCTTCCGATCAGATGCGACTGGTATTGTAGGTCTGCTTACGGCTATAGAAAGATTGGGCGAGAAAATGCATAAATCTTCCGTGGCAGATAGAATTGTTGGAAAAGCCGCTGCACTCCTCCTTGCAGGTTCTCACGTCGATTTTGTTTATGCTGAAATTATGAGCAATGAAGGATTAAAGGTTCTGAAGGAGAATAATGTTAACTTACAGTATGGAAGACTTGTTCCATTTATACTGAACAAGCATAAGAATGATATTTGCCCCTATGAGAAATTCTCTTCATTATTAAGCTCGCCTGATGAAGCCTTCGAGATGCTAAGAAAGTTTGCAGATAATCTTAATCTCTTTCCGATATATGATTCCCCAAATGGCTGA